The DNA sequence ATAAAATTAAAGCCATTAAAAACCTGACTGCTGCAGGAATTGGAGTTGTTTTAGTCCCGACGATTATTCCCGGGGTAAATGACGATAACATCGGTGAAATTATAAAACTCGCTGTTTCATATTCACCAGGAGTACGCGGAGTTCATTTTCAGCCAGTCAGCTATTTTGGACGTTATCCGAAGCCTCCGTCTGACGATATGAGAATAACCCTTCCTGAGATTATGACCGCAATGGAAGAACAAACAGGTGGGATGGTTCACAAATCAGATTACGCCCCCCCGGCCTGTGAACATTCATTATGTTCATTCCACGGGAATTACCTGATAATGGAGGATGGTTCTCTGAAAAAGCTATCCGCCAAAAAAGAAGGATGCTGCACTCCTCAGCCCGCTTCAGAAGGGGCGGATATGTCCAAAGCCTTTATACGCCGCCAATGGGCAGCACCGGAAGAGCAAAGTTGCAAATGTCAGTCAGACAAACCCATGGATGACCTTGACCGATTCTTAAGCAGAGCAAAGACACATATTTTAGCTTTATCTGGAATGGCATTTCAGGATGCATGGACACTTGACCTCGAGCGATTAAAAGGTTGTTGTATCCACGTTGCATCTCCAGAAGGCAAATTGATTCCCTTCTGTGCATACAATTTGACCGCAATGGATGGTTCCACCCTTTACAGGAGGATCATTGATGGCTGATAACCCTTTAGGAAGATGGCTTAATCTCCGTATGGGCCGTGCTCCTGAGCTGAAAACGGTTTCACTGGAAGAATTGCAGGACTGGCAGTTCAGCATGTTTCGGCAAACCATGTTCAATGCAGTTAAATCATGCCCATTCTATCATGAAAGACTTGCTGGAGTGCAGACAGGTGCTGTGCACAAATCTTCAGACTTGAACAAAATTCCTTTCACCACGGCTGATGATCTGCGTACCAGCCCTGAAAATTTTCTTTGCGTATCACAAGATGAAGTTGCCAGAGTTGTTACTCTTGCCAGTTCAGGTTCCAGCGGCCCTCCCAAAAGGCTTTTTTTCACAGCAGGGGACCTGGAACGCACCATCGATTTTTTCCATTACGGAATGTCACCCATGCTGAACAGCGGGGAAACAATTCTTGCAATTCTTCCCGACTCGCGTCCGGGTGGAGTCGGCTCACTTTTCGCGGAATCCATATCCAGACTGGGAGGAGAAACTGTCCTTCCGGTCAATCCCTCATGCATCAGTACGATGCTCAATTTGCTACTTGATTCCCATGCAAGCTGTATTCTTGGCCCGGCTATTCAAATTCATG is a window from the Maridesulfovibrio zosterae DSM 11974 genome containing:
- the trsS gene encoding radical SAM (seleno)protein TrsS, producing MVTSFNINETESLCPVCLKKIPARRVTEKGESRIVKECAEHGKFSTPFWRGEPAIDQWSRPKLPSTPPVTEETERKGCPFDCGLCPAHNQHTCTTLIEITWRCDLACKVCFASAGKPVAPDPSIAELDNLLKNIRKTAGPCNLQLSGGEPAVRDDLPAIASIAKRHGFPFVQVNTNGLRVAREQGLAKKWAAAGVDSAFLQFDGTRDDIYTSIRGRKLFEYKIKAIKNLTAAGIGVVLVPTIIPGVNDDNIGEIIKLAVSYSPGVRGVHFQPVSYFGRYPKPPSDDMRITLPEIMTAMEEQTGGMVHKSDYAPPACEHSLCSFHGNYLIMEDGSLKKLSAKKEGCCTPQPASEGADMSKAFIRRQWAAPEEQSCKCQSDKPMDDLDRFLSRAKTHILALSGMAFQDAWTLDLERLKGCCIHVASPEGKLIPFCAYNLTAMDGSTLYRRIIDG